The Campylobacter sp. CN_NE2 genome contains a region encoding:
- the nspC gene encoding carboxynorspermidine decarboxylase — protein sequence MKIDEIKTPAYVCEEAKLIANLGILKEVADRSGAKILCALKGFSFSFAMPYIAKYLSGATCSGLHEAKFAKEFIGRGEIHTYSPAFKDDDMNEILQISDHIVFNSHAQWQKYRSKALESGVKCSLRINPQTSFSPTDAYNPCGKFSRLGITKENFLKAINADSEFLKGISGLHFHALCEESSESLAKVLAKFEADFGEFIPQMHHINFGGGHHITKKGYNRELLINLIKEFRAKYGVEVYLEPGEAVGWECGYLVASVLDIVENGEKIAILDTSAEAHMPDTVLMPYRPAVRGESKDGKFAYLLGGNTCLAGDIVGLEAGNPIYRFENELKIGDRVIFEDQIHYTIVKNTTFNGIKLPDLVLVDESGEILKIKKFGYDEFSRRN from the coding sequence ATGAAAATAGATGAAATCAAAACTCCTGCGTATGTCTGCGAAGAAGCAAAACTTATCGCAAATTTAGGGATTTTAAAAGAAGTAGCCGATAGAAGTGGCGCAAAAATTTTATGTGCTTTGAAAGGATTTTCCTTTTCTTTTGCTATGCCATATATCGCAAAATACCTTAGCGGGGCTACTTGCAGCGGTTTGCACGAAGCCAAATTTGCCAAAGAATTTATTGGGCGAGGTGAAATTCACACATATTCTCCTGCTTTTAAAGATGATGATATGAATGAGATTTTGCAAATTTCAGATCATATAGTTTTTAACAGCCACGCTCAGTGGCAAAAATATCGCTCAAAAGCCCTTGAAAGTGGTGTAAAATGCTCACTTCGCATAAATCCGCAAACTTCGTTTTCGCCCACTGATGCTTACAATCCGTGTGGCAAATTTAGCCGTCTTGGCATAACAAAAGAGAATTTTTTAAAGGCAATAAACGCAGATAGCGAGTTTTTAAAAGGCATTTCGGGGCTTCATTTTCACGCACTTTGCGAAGAAAGTAGCGAAAGTTTGGCAAAAGTTTTGGCTAAATTTGAAGCAGATTTTGGAGAATTTATCCCGCAAATGCACCATATCAACTTCGGCGGCGGTCATCACATAACCAAAAAAGGCTACAATAGGGAGCTTTTAATAAATTTGATAAAAGAATTTCGCGCTAAATACGGCGTGGAAGTTTATTTAGAGCCGGGCGAAGCTGTGGGCTGGGAGTGCGGTTATTTGGTAGCTAGCGTGCTTGACATTGTAGAAAATGGCGAAAAAATCGCTATTTTGGATACTTCGGCAGAAGCGCACATGCCCGATACCGTGCTTATGCCGTATCGCCCTGCTGTGCGTGGCGAGAGCAAAGATGGTAAATTTGCCTATCTGCTTGGTGGAAATACCTGCTTGGCTGGCGACATTGTGGGCTTGGAAGCGGGAAATCCTATATATAGGTTTGAAAACGAGCTTAAAATCGGCGATAGAGTGATATTTGAAGACCAAATTCACTACACTATCGTCAAAAATACGACCTTTAACGGCATAAAGTTACCTGATTTGGTTTTGGTTGATGAAAGC
- a CDS encoding MoaD/ThiS family protein, translating into MVKVEFLGPIGLESAEFNASNLKELKEILSKDENLKKWLEISAVAINDKMIFDLYHDLKDGDVVSILPPVCGG; encoded by the coding sequence ATGGTAAAAGTTGAATTTTTAGGACCGATTGGGCTAGAAAGTGCCGAATTTAACGCTTCAAATTTAAAAGAGCTAAAAGAGATTTTATCAAAAGATGAAAATTTGAAAAAATGGCTTGAAATCTCAGCAGTTGCGATAAATGATAAGATGATTTTTGATTTATACCACGATTTAAAAGACGGCGATGTCGTTAGCATCTTACCACCTGTTTGCGGCGGCTAA